From the genome of Papaver somniferum cultivar HN1 chromosome 2, ASM357369v1, whole genome shotgun sequence, one region includes:
- the LOC113348214 gene encoding photosynthetic NDH subunit of subcomplex B 3, chloroplastic-like, translated as MSTLNLINSSSSSALVSRTSLSSSSSNLNCNTKLSTNSIILPLPNRRATFPGGKVRAVGSVTEVVESEETTSTEEPPSIDFAFVNSVLLPDGSLDIHTRSACGGQKLRDIMLDTNIELYGPNARPLLNCGGGGTCGTCIVEVVQGKELLSLRTDKEKEILCKKPKTWRLACQTTVGKPDSRGEVVIQQLPEWRAHEWSYER; from the exons ATGAGTACCCTGAATTtgatcaattcttcttcttcttctgcattaGTTTCTCGCacatcactctcttcttcttcctctaactTAAACTGCAACACTAAACTCAGCACCAATAGTATTATCCTGCCACTGCCTAACAGAAGAGCTACATTCCCTGGAGGGAAAGTTAGAGCTGTTGGTTCGGTCACTGAGGTCGTTGAATCAGAAGAGACTACCTCAACTGAAGAACCACCGTCAATTGATTTCGCATTTGTAAAC TCAGTCTTGCTACCTGATGGAAGTCTGGATATACACACCCGTTCAGCTTGTGGAGGGCAGAAACTTAGAGATATAATGTTGGATACCAACATTGAACTCTATGGACCAAAT GCGAGACCTCTTCTAAACTGTGGAGGAGGAGGAACATGTGGAACATGCATAGTTGAG GTTGTTCAAGGAAAGGAACTCTTGAGCCTCCGTACAGACAAAGAGAAGGAGATTCTCTGTAAG AAGCCAAAGACATGGAGACTTGCATGTCAAACCACAGTCGGTAAACCGGACTCTAGAGGAGAG GTTGTCATCCAACAGTTGCCCGAATGGAGGGCACATGAATGGTCTTACGAAAGatga
- the LOC113348215 gene encoding E3 ubiquitin-protein ligase ATL42-like has translation MNKDYNRKYSVFIIRAIVLLFLIQAGRGQSPPVTDDYYGPPMPDMNISFRPSVAVVIGILAVMFALTFLLLIYAKFCHIAVSTNPVYINNFRGHLDDHALISDSRSARFSGIDKTLIESLPFFKFSTLKGSKRGLECAVCLSKFEDTEVLRLLPKCKHAFHINCVDQWLESHSSCPLCRHKVHAEDLSMFKSSNSSRLSHNPSSLDLREDPNIELFVQREQDHEQQHLGSSSSRFSIGSSFRKNENGKKYNEDQELLNSENGSVIDHQEVHDDTALDEGHLDKFKHKIIVSDIVCKNRWSNLSSSDLLSLNSEMLNFMSSKRFSSFGCSTSNSGGISNDVSSGHEETSIPTKTTASSRSTFLNSATATKRSMSEITSISRISHFGFSKIKCVEPNNPSGKEERISRLWFPIVRKTVEWIAGREKRMKPPHDHEDHPKNSRLVSIV, from the coding sequence ATGAATAAAGATTATAATCGTAAATATAGTGTATTCATCATTCGTGCTATTGTGCTGCTGTTTTTGATCCAAGCCGGCAGAGGACAAAGTCCACCAGTCACTGATGATTATTATGGGCCTCCGATGCCTGATATGAACATCTCCTTCCGTCCTAGTGTTGCAGTTGTGATCGGAATCTTGGCCGTGATGTTTGCGCTTACATTTTTGCTTCTGATATATGCAAAATTCTGTCATATCGCAGTATCGACAAATCCGGTGTATATTAACAACTTCCGCGGTCACTTAGATGATCATGCGCTTATTTCAGACAGCAGGTCTGCAAGATTTTCAGGTATTGATAAAACCTTAATTGAATCACTTcctttcttcaaattctcaactctTAAAGGATCAAAACGAGGTCTAGAATGTGCAGTCTGTTTATCTAAGTTCGAAGATACTGAAGTTCTCCGGTTGTTACCGAAATGTAAACATGCATTTCACATAAACTGTGTTGATCAGTGGCTTGAAAGTCACTCTAGCTGCCCTCTTTGCCGCCACAAAGTCCACGCAGAAGATCTGTCAATGTTTAAGTCATCAAATAGTTCGAGACTTTCGCATAATCCGTCATCGTTGGATCTTCGGGAGGATCCTAATATCGAACTTTTTGTTCAAAGAGAACAAGATCATGAGCAACAACATCTTGGGTCATCATCTTCAAGGTTTAGTATTGGTAGTAGTTTCCGGAAAAACGAAAATGGCAAGAAGTATAATGAGGATCAAGAACTACTTAATTCCGAAAACGGTTCCGTGATAGACCATCAAGAAGTACATGATGATACTGCACTTGACGAAGGGCATTTAGACAAATTCAAACACAAGATTATAGTTTCCGATATCGTTTGCAAGAATCGGTGGAGTAACCTGAGTTCATCGGATCTATTGTCTTTGAATTCTGAAATGCTTAATTTTATGTCGAGTAAAAGATTTTCTTCTTTTGGCTGCTCAACTAGTAATTCTGGTGGGATAAGCAACGACGTTTCTTCTGGTCATGAAGAGACGTCTATCCCTACCAAGACTACTGCATCATCTAGGTCCACGTTCTTAAATTCGGCAACAGCGACAAAACGATCCATGTCTGAGATTACAAGTATTTCAAGGATTTCACATTTTGGTTTTAGTAAAATCAAATGTGTAGAACCGAATAATCCAAGCGGAAAAGAGGAGAGAATCAGCAGACTTTGGTTTCCTATTGTGCGTAAAACGGTCGAGTGGATTGCTGGTAGAGAGAAGAGAATGAAGCCACCTCATGATCACGAGGATCATCCGAAAAATTCAAGATTGGTTTCAATAGTTTAA